A stretch of Lathyrus oleraceus cultivar Zhongwan6 chromosome 6, CAAS_Psat_ZW6_1.0, whole genome shotgun sequence DNA encodes these proteins:
- the LOC127093969 gene encoding uncharacterized protein LOC127093969: protein MESSKRNIYSFKFKDPDLKRVCDLVSQMHPVNRINFGKNYGNLLSILNQQVDHTTLVTLAQFYDLPLRCFTFQDFQLAPTLEEFERLVRILMKNKPLFEGINESLPLEIIASTLHMDEKEVEANLVTKGNTKGFLLSFLLERAHTLLKAESWDACYSSIALAIYGVVLFPNMDGFVDMAAICVFLTGNPVPSLLDDVYYYISHRYTKKKGMISCCAPLLYQWFLEHLPKTDAWVEQTDVSWPQRLGSLRSEDLSWYSKEYINIGIIFSCGDFPNIPFIGTQGCVNANPILSLRQLGYPMGGPPEARSLEAFLLLDSRVENPSLFQ from the coding sequence atggaatcaagcaaaagaaacatttacTCTTTCAAGTTCAAGGATCCCGATCTAAAGAGAGTATGCGACTTGGTCTCTCAAATGCACCCGGTAAACAGAATCAACTTTGGGAAGAATTATGGCAATCTGCTCAGCATTCTCAATCAACAAGTGGACCATACAACTTTAGTCACTTTGGCCCAATTCTATGACctacctttaagatgcttcacattccaagacttTCAGCTAGCACCAACGTTGGAAGAATTCGAGCGTCTTGTTAGGATCCTTATGAAGAACAAGCCACTATTTGAAGGGATAAATGAATCTTTGCCGCTTGAGATCATTGCTAGCACGCTTCACATGGATGAAAAAGAAGTAGAGGCTAACCTAGTGACCAaagggaataccaaaggatttttACTAAGTTTTCTCTTAGAGAGAGCTCACACCCTATTAAAAGCAGAAAGTTGGGATGCTTGTTACTCTTCCATTGCATTGGCCATCTATGGCGTCGTCCTGTTCCCGAATATGGATGGTTTCGTAGACATGGCTGCCATTTGTGTTTTCCTTACTGGGAACCCAGTGCCCAGTTTATTAGATGATGTTTACTATTACATAAGCCATAGGTACACTAAGAAGAAGGGAATGATTTCTTGTTGTGCTCCTTTGTTATATCAGTGGTTTCTAGAACATCTTCCAAAGACAGATGCTTGGGTTGAACAGACAGATGTTAGTTGGCCTCAGAGATTGGGATCACTCCGATCTGAAGATCTTTCTTGGTATTCAAAAGAATACATTAACATAGGCATCATATTCAGCTGTGGTGATTTCCCTAATATACCATTtattggaactcaaggatgtgtGAATGCTAACCCAATTCTATCACTCAGACAACTTGGCTACCCAATGGGAGGCCCTCCAGAGGCAAGGtctttggaagctttcttgttACTTGACTCTCGGGTTGAGAATCCTAGCTTGTTCCAATGA